The Cuculus canorus isolate bCucCan1 chromosome 10, bCucCan1.pri, whole genome shotgun sequence region TAATTCTATTAGATTTAATTTTGTCCTGGACTTGGGTCACATTGAAATTTACAAGACAAGGAACAATTTTTCATGTGTATCACAGTAACGACCTGTCCACATCTTTGTGCAACTAACTTTTGTGTTAGAGTCAAAGGTGCGAGTTCTCCATGAAACTGTTACACAATCCCACAGGTAAAAGTGGGACAGTGACCAGGGAACAGGCATGCAGAATGAACCTCATCGCATTTCTTCACCTAAATATATGCACCATCATATGGATGCTACGAGAACACTAAATAAAAACCTTAACATCACTCCGATGCCAGGAAGTTTTCCTATCACGATGCACCGTTTTACATTTACAACACCCCGCACTGAACTTTTAAACATAACATTTTCCACTTTATTTTGGACTCGCGCACTACTAGGTTAAAGATGAAACCCCAGACCGTTCCGGTTACATTTCAGCAGCGCAGAACGCTCGGCCTCGCCGCATGGTGGCGGGAGGCGCGAAGCACGTGAGCCCTCGGCTCTTGAATCGGCGGGAGGCCGGGCTCTACCTCAgccgcgccgccccgcgccccaGCCAAGCTCCCCGCCGCCTCGAAGAGCTTCTCGATGAGGGCGGCGACACGCGACGGCACCTCCTCCTTCAGCAACTCCTGCACTAGCGCTATAAGACAGGCCGGGGGAGCGGCGTCCCCCGAGCGCTCCCCGGGAAGGGAGCGGCGGGCGGGGCCCTCCAGCGCCTCCGCCATGGCCACCCGCCCAGCCCTCAGGCGCGCCGTGACGTCACCACGCACGCACAAGCACGCCGGGTCCGGTGGCTCCGCGCGCCGATTGGCTGTCCCTCGCCTACGCCCCGCCCCCCTTGCAGTGATTGACAGCCCCGAGAGCCAATGGGAGGGCGAGGTGGCGGGACCGGGTGCGCGCGGCGGCGCGGCGCTTCCGGAAGGATCCCGGGAGCGGGGCCCGGGTGGGCACGATGTCGGGGCTGCTGCACACCACGCTGAGCGGGCTCAACAGCGACTCCTACTGCGAGATCAGCCAGTACCGCGACCAGCACTTCCGGGTgcggcggggcgcgggggcggcgcgggggggggggggtgtcgtGGCCGGGGAAGGGTGGGAGGAGCGGGGCGGAGGGACGGAACGGGCACCGGGCGCTCACCCCGCTTTGCGCTCCCCTCCGCTctcagggcagcaggcagctgcaggagaaatcGCTGAAAATCTCCTCCACGCTGTACGTGGGCAACCTGTCCTTCTACACCACCGAGGAGCAGATCCAGGAGCTCTTCTCCAAGTGCGGGGACGTCAAGAGGATCGTCATGGGGCTGGACAAGATCAAGAAAACCCCCTGCGGCTTCTGCTTTGTCGAGTATCCTTTCTGTTTCCCCGCTCCTGTCAGCCCGTGGGTGGTTGTCACCGCTGGGTCCTCTTTGCACAGCGAGCTTAGCTGTGGAAAAcctgaaaagaaggaatcacaaaatcataaaatcactgggttggaaaagacttcttagatcattgagtgcAACCGCtcctatctgtcactaaaccatgtccttgagtaccTCGGCTACCcggcttttaaatacctccggggatggtgactccaccccctccctgagcagcctctgccagtgcctgatgaccccttccatgaaaaatgttttcctgttgtccagtctgaaccacccctggtgcagcttgaggccattatGCCTTTCCTATAGTCAAGTGCTTTCTTCTAGAGGCTTCCCTTACAACCTTGCTGCTTCCCCACCGTGGCCTTAGTTGAGAAACCGATTACAGCGGTGTAGGTGAAAAGTGCTACTGCTGCTGTACTTTCTGGAGGTGGCAGACAGCTCCTTTAATTTATTAGTTTCCTTAATGATTTTAGAGCCAAAATGAGAACTGTTACAATTGTCAGTCTGAGCTGTTGTGTGGCCAGAGGAAGCATTCACTTTCTCACCTTAACTTTATGAAGTAGCAGAACAAACCATGGCAGTATTCCCAAGCACAGGCTACACGCTTGTACGTGTTGGTCTGTGAACTGTCTTTGCAAAGCTCTCCTGTGAGGCTCGCCCCTATTGTCCAAATTTGCTCAAGTTTCACGTAGTATAAAAAGGTATATTAAACGTTTATTGCCCTTAGCCAGGCTTTAACATGTTTGTTTATCTACTTGTGAAGTAAGTGATCCAAAGGTACTTCTTGTCTGTGCAGGTACTAACGTTAAAATTCAGAATCCTTCTGAGAGCTGTTTTTAGCTTGAATTTATATGAGCACGTTTTTTGGTCCCAtagagaagacaaagaagagTAGAAAAGTCTGGAAGGCAGgggtttttctgcttctgaaatgcaaccattctttttgttttccctttacCCAACAAAATAATCTGCTCTACTTCTCCTTATCGTATGCTTCAGATATTACACAAGAGCAGATGCTGAACATGCAATGCGGTTTATCAATGGCACACGATTAGATGACCGCATCATTCGAACTGATTGGGATGCAGGGTTTAAGGAGGGACGGCAGTATGGAAGAGGAAAGACTGGAGGACAGGTAAAGAAATACCTTGTATTGGATCCCTCTAAGACTGTGTACTGCTTGCTGGTTTTGTCTCATGAGGAACAATGTATGGTCTGtaaaggctttaaaatgaaCTTCAGCCACTCCCAGGTTGTTAAGGTAACTGATGGCTGGTGTTAAAAGCTAGTAATAgaacttaaggccatttctgTTTAGGACTCcaaactttctgctttccaagGTAGTGTTCTCAAAATGATACGGAACTGGAATGGAGAGGGGAAGTGTGGCTACCAGGCCAATTTTATAGTGCAACAGTTTCCTTAATGCGAAGGTGAGGTTCCTCTGCAGATTTCCAGTACGGAGGGgagaaaaacttcattttcacctCAGTTACCACCTTTTTGGTGAATTATTTGAAGATATTTCAAACAAGTCAAAGTGGTTCTAACCTGAAGTCTGGTTCCCCACCAACTGTGAGGGGGTGATGATTCTGAAGCCTAGCAGAAGGCAGGCAGTGCAGGGTATTGATATCTGTGTTTTTGCTGTGCCCCAGGTGCGAGATGAGTACCGGACAGACTACGATGTGGGAAGAGGTGGCTTTGGCAAGATCATTCAAATGCAGAAGGCAAATCATCAGCCTGCGATCTATTAATTGCCTTGTGGGTCCTAGCTCATAGAGGGTTCTGTCCTTCCAGAGCTAGCCCTGTTGTCTCATTTTGGATTGGGGTAGGGAGAGAGATCCAAGTTCCAGCAAAAGGTGACCCTCCTTAGACTGTGGATACACATGTACTCATTCCCCCTTCCTTCTGGGCTAGAGAGGATGTTCTGtgcaacaagggaaaaaaaatggacagcTCTGCAGGATTCTAGGtaagaagaaatacagcatGTCACACACACCTTGTGCTATGACACTCTTCACGTCGCAGCTAAGCAGGTGGTTTCCTccaagctgcagctgcagccatgGTTGCTTTCAAATGGGACTTCTTCAAAGCTTACCACCATCGGAGCCTCCAGGTGCCTGGGCACCTTGTGGGGATGCACAGGAGATTCAAGTTTCTCATTTACAACCTCATCTGCTTACAAAGGAATATCACTGTTTGCATGACAGAAGTGGAACAAGGTGTTATCCACTTGGAGGTGCTTGTCTGTACATCTAGCCTTTGCGTTGGCCAGAGCCTGcagagcatttctttttatgatgCCCCCAGTGCTGCCTGGCTTTTCAGAACCTCGCTGTTCAGTGTGATTTTGTTAAAAgtttcttgtaattttttaaataaacagttgTATTGGGTCTGGCTGAGATGGAATTAATTCCCCCCCCAGTTAATTCCCCCCATCTTCTGGGGCAGAAGCTCTGCTGGCTGAAGCCCTGCTTCCCAGGAAGTGGCCAGACTTCACCTGCTGATAAGAAATAGAGAATATatcttttgtttccctttgctACCATGCAGAGCcctgcttttgctttattaaacttCTTTTATCTTGACCTTCAAGTTCTTTTctatcttattttctctcttcctgtccCACTGTGGGGAGGAGTGATAGAGCGGCTTAGTGGGCAGCTGCTGTCCAGACAAGGTCAACCTGCTGTAACAGGGAGTCCTGTACTTCTTGCAGTTTGCGTATCAAAACCACTTACTCTGTGACACAAACTAGGGGGAAACTGGAGGTGTCAGCAAACTGCCGTAGCTTGCAAACACAGAAGTGGACACTAGAAAGTTGCACAATTCTCACTGGGTTTCTCTTGGCAAAACCAATTCTCTTGGTGATGGcttctttcctcttctattTTGCAATAGCTGGTGGCTGCTATCAGAAGGAAGTTGCTTATAAAGTGTACGGCTGCTCTGAATAAAACACATCCTTGTGTTCCACATCAGCAGGTTCTAGGAAAACCTCTTCCCTATCCTGTCCCCTATTCCACTGTTGGAGGAGTTtatgaagcaaaacaaaggcCTGGTGTGCAgttcagagaggaaagaagcaacAATCCCCTGTGTTCATGACAGGCTTTCTTCCCATTTTAAGAAGAGCATGGGACTCTCCAACCTGTTCTTAGGGTCTGAATAAGGGACCAGAGGAGATGAAAACCCTTTCTGGTCTGTGCCCAAGAACCTCTTAGCTAGGGCAGGTAATTCCATGGAACATGTTAAATTCTGTCTGTAACTTGAGTTTCTATTATGTAAACAATAGTAGCTGCTCCCTGCCCAGTAATGTGTAATCATGATTTTTCGTGCCATATCTCATTCAAGATAACAGAAACTGTTGCACAGCCATCTGCAGACCAGGCATACGATTTAATTTAGTTTAACACTCACATTACCTCGAAGTCTTGATAACTGAGCAGGAGAGGGTGTTACAATTCTTTTGTTGATATGTCTCCTGTTTGTTTGCAAGTCAGGTTGCTGCACAAGTACAACTATCACAGATATTGGAGGAAGTGCATGTTTAGTCTTCAGTAGGTTTAAGCAGTGACAGCATTAAGAAGCCTGTGATGTGAGCTGCCTCTGAGATGCAGTGAAAAGGAGCAGGGCATTGacaaaagagcaaaaatacAAGCAATCATCTGTCCAGCCTGGCAAAGCAGCATCAGCGTGAGGTCCCTTGTGGAGAATGCAAATTACAATAAGGAATAATTGTCTGGACAAACACAACAGGGAAATGGGGAAACTTAAGGAAGACGGGGAGAGGTATCAGCCATGAAACTGGGATTAGCAAAGTAATTTCTTGTGTATGAGGTAGGGAGACATAAGGCAAGCTTTCAGTTTGCTCCTGGAAAAGTCTGGTGTGGCCTGTTGGACACATCCTATGTGTGTGACAGAACATGCAGATATCTGTTCAATCAGGtgcctgggtttttttatgactGCAGAAGGCATCAGTCCCTTTTGCAAGATACTGTGATTTCAGCTCTACACAGATCTCTCTGTCCCACTCAGTTCAGTCTGGAGGAATTGTCTCCTTCAGCAAGTCCCAAACCAGGGCTAGGAATCTATGCACTGCTCCTCTTTCAACATAACCTTTGCAAAAAGATTTGTGCTGACTTTTATTCAAATACATGTATTTGCCTAAAACAATCCACCTCAAATAATATAGTTGCAGTAGATGTAAGGATCTCTTCCTTCTACAGTAAGCCCAGGCAGAACCAAAGAAAGATGAGAATGTTTACAAGTCAATAGGCGCTTCCAGCTCTTGGTCCATGCTGCTGCATGTAGGTACCCGCATGGCACCATGCTGCATCAGTCAGAAGAGGTTTCTTTGCCAAGAGCGTTGCCAGGGTCTTGGAGCAGCCCCTCCCACCCGGGCCAGGCTACTGGCCATGGCACGTTCTGTACCCagaagacttgtgctccagagctgcCTTTCAAACACCTTTCATCAGCACACAAAGGTCCTACCACTAAGAGAGAAAACCTTTTGTCTTGCATTGCTGGGGCAGCACCAAGCCAaactgtgcaggcagcaggcCAAGAGGCCTGATGAGACCCAAGAGAAATCCAATACAGCTCAGCAGCGTGTGGCTGCTGCTTCAAGTCCTGAGCAATTAACACGCTAGAAGCAGAGGCCACATTTCCTTGCCAACAGCCAagctctttctgtaaagaaccCTGATGCCGAGTTCATGCCAACACCAAGCAAAGGAGGTTAAACCACGCTTCAAGCTTCCTGGGGAATCAGGACTTGGACTCCAGTGAGTTTCTGCTGGATCTCTTGTGATCTGCGGAGACCCTCTTTCTTCATGATAGAGAACAGAATAAAGTGGAGCAGTTTTGCCAGGAAACGCTGCTCCTTCTCGGGCTCCTTGCCTGTGCTTTCTCTTGGGAACACCATATTCAAAGCCATCTGcactggggaggggaagaggcagGCTGTGATCCCCTTTGATCCAGTAGCAAATCTGAGCAAACTTTAGAGTGGTCAGGCAAACACCAACATTAAACCTGCAGGATTAGAGCTCTGGCCTCCTGCCATGGCTCGGGGCTGGGGGGATTATCAGATGCACGCAGCCTTATGCCAGATACTGGGTCATGCACTCTTAAGCTGTTaccacaaaaagcagaagagttGGGACCTGCCTAGAACTAGGTGAGTAAGGAGCGATAGGAATCTCACCCAGCACTAGCTTTGATCTAGAGCACTTCTGGATGGTGATGCCCTGCAGCACtacccagcactgctgcagaaatATCACAAGATGATGAGTTTCCTCTGTCGCGCCAGTAAGCCCATCTGCCCCAGAGTGGATTCCCAGGATTCTAGGGCTCACACCCCACTGATGGATGGATGCATCCCATTCAACAGCTGCTGTCGCTCTGCTCCACCAGCGAGTCACCTGTGGGATGGAGGATCTGATGGTACCTGCTCGCTGGTCCTACAGGGAAGAAGACAATGCACTAACTCCTCAGGTTGAAGTATTTGATGTCACAGAGCAGTGTGGACCATTTTAACTCTCAAATGGATTGTTGTACACAGTTTAAAATTTATCTGCTGCTACATCTCCACTTTCCAGGACCACCTGTTTTGGCAAGAAAGCGATGCAGCAAGAAAGCGGGCAGGCTCTGCAGTGCCCGTTCTCCCTCCCAAGGCTCAGCGGTGCAgccctccatctccatcctatGCCCAGCCTGTTAACCCCACATAGGCTCCTCTCCGCAGCCCCCTAAATGCTCTTCTCTGCAAGCTGCTGGTGTGCAGAGACAGCAGCTCTGACACCTCCGCTGGGAAAGCCCTGTGTTCTCGGAAGGCAGCCGGCGGCTATGCTGGATATGTGGCAATATGAAAGCTGCAAGGGATGAGGTGGAGCCAGGCAGGGAGTGAGGCTGAGAGCCACCAGTTCTGTGCATCCCCTCTACCCTGACCCACCAGTGCTGCATCCCCAGCAGGACCCATGGCCACAACATGTTGCTGTCAGACGATGGCCACAGCCAGGCCTCCACTGCAGTGCTGCCCCAACTGAatcagaatgatagaatagctaggttggaaaagatcttcgagatcatcgagcccaactgtacctgtccactgccaAATCATATCTgtaagtacttcatccacccaccttttaaacacctccagggatggtgactcaaccacctccctggtcaGCCTGTTCCGGTACTTGAGAACCTtttaggtgaagaaatttttttgaatgtccaatctgaacctcctctggtgcaactgCCAGCCCCCTCTGCATGGCCTGGGCCACAGCCAGCCAGAGCCAACAACCATCCAGCTCCCCTTTAAATCCAGGGAGGACGGCAATGGGGAGCTTACAAACAAAGCTGTAGCTCCCAGGGGGTTTCTGAGTGCACTCCCCAGCTCTACAGCCAGCAAGACAGCGCTGGAGCAGGAGCCAGCATTGCCTGCGCTGCCTGTGCTCCTGCCCACGCTTGTGTCCGCGCTGCCTGGCACCCGTGCAGCGATTGAGGCCAGGCAGGGGAGCAGCTTCAGGCTTGTTTGGTTGCCTCCAAGGGCttgccagctgctctgccagggctggagctgctccggAGAGCCCCACGGCCAGATGGCAGGCAGGaacacagcctgtgctgcagatCCGGATGGAAACCACCTGGCTGATGGGGCAAACCATAGGCAGCtctgtgcagggctgcagaCCAGGACTCTTGTCAGCAAAACCCGGCtctgctttttgctgctttttctcaaaCCAGAAAACTGCCCCTTCCAGACTGGCCCAGGAGGGGAgagccctccctgcagcccccagcacctGACAACCTTCACCAGGAATATGTTTCCCTCGTAGCGCTTCTCTGCATGATGGAAACCCAGGCTGCTATCAGAGCATGTCAGCAGGCCACACGCAGGCTGGCGTGGCAGCAGTTAAAGCAGTGGGAACTGCACAGACTACTCCCACGTGCTGACGTGCTGCCTCTGCCTGAGTGTTGTTCACCCACCAACTGATGTGCCAAGATGGACAATAATGCCAGCAGAGGTGCTGCCCAGAGGGGGATGTGGTGCCATCCCTGGCAGCTCTGCTAGCCCGCTTGGGGCAGAAGGTGGCAGTGGGCAGAGAGTGGCAGCACCTGTGCCTGTGCCATGATGGCATTGACCCACTGCTCCAGCACAGACTGGTGGCTGCCAGACAGCTGCTTCCCTGCCAGGCTGCCATAATGGGAGCTGCCTGGGGTGTCTGACATCCTGTTCCACAGCCAGAGCTCTGCCAGTCCCAATGGATGCCCAAGGTGGGGACATCAGTGCTCAGTGGGATGGCCTGGAGGCAGCCACAGACGTGCCCGTGGGCACAAACAGACCCGTGCATGGACATGGGCAT contains the following coding sequences:
- the LOC104069034 gene encoding nuclear cap-binding protein subunit 2; protein product: MSGLLHTTLSGLNSDSYCEISQYRDQHFRGSRQLQEKSLKISSTLYVGNLSFYTTEEQIQELFSKCGDVKRIVMGLDKIKKTPCGFCFVEYYTRADAEHAMRFINGTRLDDRIIRTDWDAGFKEGRQYGRGKTGGQVRDEYRTDYDVGRGGFGKIIQMQKANHQPAIY